The Candidatus Komeilibacteria bacterium CG_4_10_14_0_2_um_filter_37_10 genomic sequence TTCAACAGGAGGTATTGCAAGCCAAAATACCAGTCTTTGTTGATTTTTATGCAACCTGGTGTGGTCCTTGTAAAATGATGTCACCGGTTATTGATGAGCTCAGCAAAGAATACGAGGGCAAAATTAAGATCGTAAAACTAGATGTTGACGCCAACCAAACAACAGCGCAACAGTATCAGGTCATGAGCATACCAACAATGTTTATTTTTAAA encodes the following:
- the trxA gene encoding thioredoxin, producing the protein MAEHVTDQNFQQEVLQAKIPVFVDFYATWCGPCKMMSPVIDELSKEYEGKIKIVKLDVDANQTTAQQYQVMSIPTMFIFKNGQIVQQLVGYQDKSKLKEKLDNLK